A genome region from Pygocentrus nattereri isolate fPygNat1 chromosome 10, fPygNat1.pri, whole genome shotgun sequence includes the following:
- the LOC108423451 gene encoding uncharacterized protein LOC108423451 isoform X4, protein MVRVPAMGKRTEPTLEAKRYVCARRDKSLLESRFINAVKGYGVFATAVIPEGSFIVEYRGVLREAGQCTPDPYAYYFIHNNTRYCIDASVDDGSLGRLVNDDSNPNSRMKIISVSQVPHLCLFALCDIQPGEEITYDYGGYDLPWRRGTWLCTGSITKSEDDKEGEILLCDELLSAPETVEQMVCDQQQEACREVETSGITQQRACEEEEPSQTQKTEQEEQRICENDLHQMQLSLKNDNNEEVISRNEEPSEPQPTIQVTHEEQMEYEEQAVYSQSAEQKKEAFEEQQTCMEVEPCVKEQSHTESTEQTCENQLGSNDDFPPVKEELVCEGEQQTCDKDSSQTQPAVQMACEGEQQTCEKDSSQPAEQSSQNDQSSNPDVDDKEKVSSDEEFIPDSDTDSDANSDGEKPAIMPHQNHLVAQATKQNFCFVCGKAYNKIARHLKVHKQENFEIASAFKLRKSSKERKRILEVLRNRGNYQHNNMVLSRRTGLIKAIRTPKDNIDTQKFEYCMYCKGLFMRKELWRHIRRCTSNPDRDTPKGTKTKVLGLAAMAQCPHLQHLSEDVKKVLCGMHQDEVAQVVRNDEYVLRLAQDFFDKNSKAKERHVSVRDTVRCIGRFLIVLQKKSPIRNLAEAIKPLNFPKVIEAVKEIAEFNEETNCFALPGLARRIGLILRKYCIITAEKAFKVHDRRLIDLTTAFFKLFNDARPQFALGNRKCVTLVFGNPPLLPFVQDVRVLHCYLEKTSQHALKELIEKPTAQSYADLSKVTLAQILMFNRRHGEASQMTIKAFQERDKVQVPEDALTEFEKEFFKHYCRIEVKQIVEGQVAIILTPEMISALALLIEKREQCGVCDSNIFVFGQPKGSRYSYRGENALRICTKESGAVNPEQLRSTSFSRHIATLTQVLSLKNQELEKLAKFIGHDISVRKEYYRLPEATARLTKLCKLILAIEKGTAAELLRESLDDITLPDEIYESDSEDDFEKECEIFEQGRARLRTAAQNISKKLNARSAKTSETTCTGSTEPCEEGDTDSANKEAVEAESPVQVEKTLGEPRRQCIKKPWTIAERAAVMKHFKNHIYLGKLASVPECQRCLVLEQPVLSRRTTRNIKDFVRNAGKSLMKAKVAEAYSDKPVVLTPQIANPSGSNV, encoded by the exons ATGGTGCGTGTTCCTGCAA TGGGCAAACGCACAGAACCCACCCTGGAGGCTAAACGGTACGTGTGTGCACGACGAGACAAAAGCCTCCTGGAGAGCAGGTTCATAAACGCGGTTAAAG GTTATGGTGTGTTTGCCACAGCTGTGATCCCTGAGGGCAGTTTTATAGTGGAGTACAGAGGGGTCCTGCGAGAGGCTGGACAGTGCACTCCTGACCCTTATGCCTACTACTTCATCCACAACAACACTCGCTACTG TATTGACGCTTCTGTGGATGACGGATCTCTGGGACGGCTTGTTAATGACGACAGTAATCCTAATTCAAGGATGAAGATCATCTCTGTCAGTCAAGTCCCGcatctttgtttgtttgcactCTGCGACATCCAGCCAGGGGAGGAGATCACTTACGACTACGGGGGCTATGATCTTCCATGGCGCAGAGGCACA TGGCTGTGTACGGGGAGCATAACTAAATCTGAGGATGACAAAGAG GGAGAGATCCTATTGTGTGACGAGCTGCTGTCAGCTCCGGAAACTGTGGAACAG ATGGTTTGTGACCAGCAGCAGGAAGCATGTAGAGAAGTGGAGACGTCTGGAATAACACAGCAA AGAGCTTGTGAAGAGGAGGAGCCATCTCAAACCCAGAAAACTGAACAA GAAGAGCAGAGGATATGTGAGAATGATTTGCACCAGATGCAGTTAAGCCTGAAG AACGATAATAATGAAGAAGTAATATCCAGGAATGAAGAGCCATCTGAACCTCAGCCAACAATTCAG GTCACTCATGAGGAGCAGATGGAGTATGAAGAACAGGCTGTCTACAGTCAGTCTGCAGAACAG AAGAAGGAGGCTTTTGAAGAGCAACAGACTTGTATGGAAGTTGAGCCATGTGTGAAAGAACAGTCTCATACAGAGTCCACTGAACAG ACCTGTGAGAATCAGCTGGGAAGTAATGATGACTTCCCTCCTGTGAAAGAAGAG TTGGTTTGTGAAGGGGAGCAGCAGACATGTGATAAAGATTCATCTCAGACTCAGCCTGCTGTACAG ATGGCTTGTGAAGGCGAGCAACAGACTTGTGAGAAAGACTCATCTCAACCTGCAGAACAG tcttctCAGAATGACCAGAGCTCAAACCCAGATGTGGATGACAAAGAAAAGGTGTCATCAGATGAAGAATTCATACCTGACTCCGACACAGATTCAGATGCGAACTCCGATGGAGAGAAACCAGCAATAATGCCACATCAGAATCATTTAGTCGCACAGGCCACCAAGCAGAacttctgttttgtgtgtggaAAGGCTTACAACAAAATAGCGAGGCATTTGAAAGTTCACAAACAAGAAAATTTTGAAATTGCAAGTGCTTTTAAACTACGGAAGTCCTCAAAAGAAAGGAAACGCATCCTAGAAGTACTAAGGAACAGAGGAAATTACCAACACAACAACATGGTTCTTAGCAGACGTACAGGATTGATCAAGGCTATACGAACACCAAAAGACAACATTGATacacaaaagtttgaatactgCATGTACTGCAAAGGGCTGTTTATGCGTAAAGAACTTTGGCGACACATTCGACGCTGCACATCCAATCCTGACAGAGATACGCCAAAAGGTACAAAGACCAAAGTCTTGGGTTTAGCGGCTATGGCACAATGCCCGCACCTGCAGCATCTTTCAGAGGATGTGAAGAAGGTGCTTTGTGGAATGCATCAAGATGAAGTAGCACAAGTTGTCAGAAATGACGAGTATGTACTGAGATTGGCACAAGatttttttgacaaaaacagcaaagcCAAAGAAAGACATGTGTCTGTTAGAGACACTGTTCGATGTATTGGGAGGTTTTTGATTGTATTGCAGAAAAAATCTCCCATAAGGAACTTGGCTGAAGCTATAAAACCATTAAACTTTCCGAAAGTTATTGAAGCCGTCAAAGaaattgctgaatttaatgaaGAAACAAACTGCTTTGCGTTGCCAGGCCTTGCACGCCGAATTGGACTGATATTGAGAAAATATTGCATCATAACTGCAGAGAAAGCATTTAAAGTTCATGACAGAAGATTAATAGACTTGACTACTGCATTTTTCAAGCTTTTTAATGATGCACGGCCTCAGTTTGCTTTAGGCAACAGAAAATGTGTGACTCTAGTTTTTGGCAACCCTCCTTTACTGCCTTTTGTCCAGGACGTCAGAGTGCTTCACTGCTATCTGGAAAAGACCTCACAACATGCACTAAAGGAACTAATAGAGAAGCCAACTGCTCAGAGTTATGCAGACCTTTCCAAAGTGACACTGGCACAAATCCTGATGTTCAATCGCAGACATGGAGAAGCCTCACAAATGACCATCAAAGCTTTCCAGGAACGAGACAAAGTGCAGGTCCCTGAAGATGCacttacagaatttgaaaaagagttttttaaacattactGCAGAATTGAGGTCAAGCAGATCGTGGAAGGCCAAGTAGCGATCATTTTAACGCCAGAAATGATCAGTGCATTGGCGCTCTTGATTGAGAAAAGAGAGCAATGTGGTGTCTGCGATAGTAACATCTTTGTTTTCGGCCAACCCAAAGGCAGCAGGTACAGCTACAGGGGAGAAAATGCTCTGAGAATCTGCACCAAAGAAAGCGGTGCAGTAAATCCAGAGCAGCTCAGGTCCACTTCATTCAGCAGACACATAGCTACACTCACCCAAGtcctcagtctgaagaaccaagAGCTTGAGAAGCTGGCAAAGTTCATTGGCCATGATATAAGTGTCCGAAAGGAGTACTACCGACTGCCTGAGGCCACAGCACGTTTGACCAAACTCTGCAAGCTCATTTTGGCCATAGAGAAGGGAACTGCTGCTGAGCTGCTTAGAGAGTCTCTGGATGACATCACACTACCAG ATGAGATCTATGAGAGTGACAGTGAAGATGATTTTGAGAAAGAGTGTG aGATTTTTGAACAAGGCAGGGCCAGACTGCGGACTGCAGCACAGAATATATCTAAGAAATTGAACGCTAGATCTGCTAAGACATCAGAGACAACGTGCACTGGGTCTACTGAACCCTGTGAGGAAGGGGACACTGATTCTGcaaataaagaagctgttgAAG CAGAGAGTCCTGTTCAGGTGGAAAAGACGTTGGGTGAGCCCAGGAGGCAGTGCATAAAAAAGCCATGGACAATAGCAGAGAGAGCTGCAGTTATGAAGCActttaaaaatcacatttacctTGGAAAACTGGCTTCAGTGCCAGAATGTCAACGCTGCCTAGTGCTGGAGCAACCTGTGCTGAGTCGTAGAACTACACGGAACATCAAAGACTTTGTAAGAAATGCAGGGAAAAGTTTAATGAAAGCAAAGGTAGCTGAGGCTTATTCAGACAAGCCTGTTGTACTGACACCTCAAATAGCAAATCCAAGCGGTTCAAATGTTTAG
- the LOC108423451 gene encoding uncharacterized protein LOC108423451 isoform X2, which yields MVRVPAMGKRTEPTLEAKRYVCARRDKSLLESRFINAVKGYGVFATAVIPEGSFIVEYRGVLREAGQCTPDPYAYYFIHNNTRYWYVGADCIDASVDDGSLGRLVNDDSNPNSRMKIISVSQVPHLCLFALCDIQPGEEITYDYGGYDLPWRRGTWLCTGSITKSEDDKEGEILLCDELLSAPETVEQMVCDQQQEACREVETSGITQQRACEEEEPSQTQKTEQEEQRICENDLHQMQLSLKNDNNEEVISRNEEPSEPQPTIQVTHEEQMEYEEQAVYSQSAEQKKEAFEEQQTCMEVEPCVKEQSHTESTEQTCENQLGSNDDFPPVKEELVCEGEQQTCDKDSSQTQPAVQMACEGEQQTCEKDSSQPAEQSSQNDQSSNPDVDDKEKVSSDEEFIPDSDTDSDANSDGEKPAIMPHQNHLVAQATKQNFCFVCGKAYNKIARHLKVHKQENFEIASAFKLRKSSKERKRILEVLRNRGNYQHNNMVLSRRTGLIKAIRTPKDNIDTQKFEYCMYCKGLFMRKELWRHIRRCTSNPDRDTPKGTKTKVLGLAAMAQCPHLQHLSEDVKKVLCGMHQDEVAQVVRNDEYVLRLAQDFFDKNSKAKERHVSVRDTVRCIGRFLIVLQKKSPIRNLAEAIKPLNFPKVIEAVKEIAEFNEETNCFALPGLARRIGLILRKYCIITAEKAFKVHDRRLIDLTTAFFKLFNDARPQFALGNRKCVTLVFGNPPLLPFVQDVRVLHCYLEKTSQHALKELIEKPTAQSYADLSKVTLAQILMFNRRHGEASQMTIKAFQERDKVQVPEDALTEFEKEFFKHYCRIEVKQIVEGQVAIILTPEMISALALLIEKREQCGVCDSNIFVFGQPKGSRYSYRGENALRICTKESGAVNPEQLRSTSFSRHIATLTQVLSLKNQELEKLAKFIGHDISVRKEYYRLPEATARLTKLCKLILAIEKGTAAELLRESLDDITLPDEIYESDSEDDFEKECEIFEQGRARLRTAAQNISKKLNARSAKTSETTCTGSTEPCEEGDTDSANKEAVEESPVQVEKTLGEPRRQCIKKPWTIAERAAVMKHFKNHIYLGKLASVPECQRCLVLEQPVLSRRTTRNIKDFVRNAGKSLMKAKVAEAYSDKPVVLTPQIANPSGSNV from the exons ATGGTGCGTGTTCCTGCAA TGGGCAAACGCACAGAACCCACCCTGGAGGCTAAACGGTACGTGTGTGCACGACGAGACAAAAGCCTCCTGGAGAGCAGGTTCATAAACGCGGTTAAAG GTTATGGTGTGTTTGCCACAGCTGTGATCCCTGAGGGCAGTTTTATAGTGGAGTACAGAGGGGTCCTGCGAGAGGCTGGACAGTGCACTCCTGACCCTTATGCCTACTACTTCATCCACAACAACACTCGCTACTGGTATGTAGGAGCAGACTG TATTGACGCTTCTGTGGATGACGGATCTCTGGGACGGCTTGTTAATGACGACAGTAATCCTAATTCAAGGATGAAGATCATCTCTGTCAGTCAAGTCCCGcatctttgtttgtttgcactCTGCGACATCCAGCCAGGGGAGGAGATCACTTACGACTACGGGGGCTATGATCTTCCATGGCGCAGAGGCACA TGGCTGTGTACGGGGAGCATAACTAAATCTGAGGATGACAAAGAG GGAGAGATCCTATTGTGTGACGAGCTGCTGTCAGCTCCGGAAACTGTGGAACAG ATGGTTTGTGACCAGCAGCAGGAAGCATGTAGAGAAGTGGAGACGTCTGGAATAACACAGCAA AGAGCTTGTGAAGAGGAGGAGCCATCTCAAACCCAGAAAACTGAACAA GAAGAGCAGAGGATATGTGAGAATGATTTGCACCAGATGCAGTTAAGCCTGAAG AACGATAATAATGAAGAAGTAATATCCAGGAATGAAGAGCCATCTGAACCTCAGCCAACAATTCAG GTCACTCATGAGGAGCAGATGGAGTATGAAGAACAGGCTGTCTACAGTCAGTCTGCAGAACAG AAGAAGGAGGCTTTTGAAGAGCAACAGACTTGTATGGAAGTTGAGCCATGTGTGAAAGAACAGTCTCATACAGAGTCCACTGAACAG ACCTGTGAGAATCAGCTGGGAAGTAATGATGACTTCCCTCCTGTGAAAGAAGAG TTGGTTTGTGAAGGGGAGCAGCAGACATGTGATAAAGATTCATCTCAGACTCAGCCTGCTGTACAG ATGGCTTGTGAAGGCGAGCAACAGACTTGTGAGAAAGACTCATCTCAACCTGCAGAACAG tcttctCAGAATGACCAGAGCTCAAACCCAGATGTGGATGACAAAGAAAAGGTGTCATCAGATGAAGAATTCATACCTGACTCCGACACAGATTCAGATGCGAACTCCGATGGAGAGAAACCAGCAATAATGCCACATCAGAATCATTTAGTCGCACAGGCCACCAAGCAGAacttctgttttgtgtgtggaAAGGCTTACAACAAAATAGCGAGGCATTTGAAAGTTCACAAACAAGAAAATTTTGAAATTGCAAGTGCTTTTAAACTACGGAAGTCCTCAAAAGAAAGGAAACGCATCCTAGAAGTACTAAGGAACAGAGGAAATTACCAACACAACAACATGGTTCTTAGCAGACGTACAGGATTGATCAAGGCTATACGAACACCAAAAGACAACATTGATacacaaaagtttgaatactgCATGTACTGCAAAGGGCTGTTTATGCGTAAAGAACTTTGGCGACACATTCGACGCTGCACATCCAATCCTGACAGAGATACGCCAAAAGGTACAAAGACCAAAGTCTTGGGTTTAGCGGCTATGGCACAATGCCCGCACCTGCAGCATCTTTCAGAGGATGTGAAGAAGGTGCTTTGTGGAATGCATCAAGATGAAGTAGCACAAGTTGTCAGAAATGACGAGTATGTACTGAGATTGGCACAAGatttttttgacaaaaacagcaaagcCAAAGAAAGACATGTGTCTGTTAGAGACACTGTTCGATGTATTGGGAGGTTTTTGATTGTATTGCAGAAAAAATCTCCCATAAGGAACTTGGCTGAAGCTATAAAACCATTAAACTTTCCGAAAGTTATTGAAGCCGTCAAAGaaattgctgaatttaatgaaGAAACAAACTGCTTTGCGTTGCCAGGCCTTGCACGCCGAATTGGACTGATATTGAGAAAATATTGCATCATAACTGCAGAGAAAGCATTTAAAGTTCATGACAGAAGATTAATAGACTTGACTACTGCATTTTTCAAGCTTTTTAATGATGCACGGCCTCAGTTTGCTTTAGGCAACAGAAAATGTGTGACTCTAGTTTTTGGCAACCCTCCTTTACTGCCTTTTGTCCAGGACGTCAGAGTGCTTCACTGCTATCTGGAAAAGACCTCACAACATGCACTAAAGGAACTAATAGAGAAGCCAACTGCTCAGAGTTATGCAGACCTTTCCAAAGTGACACTGGCACAAATCCTGATGTTCAATCGCAGACATGGAGAAGCCTCACAAATGACCATCAAAGCTTTCCAGGAACGAGACAAAGTGCAGGTCCCTGAAGATGCacttacagaatttgaaaaagagttttttaaacattactGCAGAATTGAGGTCAAGCAGATCGTGGAAGGCCAAGTAGCGATCATTTTAACGCCAGAAATGATCAGTGCATTGGCGCTCTTGATTGAGAAAAGAGAGCAATGTGGTGTCTGCGATAGTAACATCTTTGTTTTCGGCCAACCCAAAGGCAGCAGGTACAGCTACAGGGGAGAAAATGCTCTGAGAATCTGCACCAAAGAAAGCGGTGCAGTAAATCCAGAGCAGCTCAGGTCCACTTCATTCAGCAGACACATAGCTACACTCACCCAAGtcctcagtctgaagaaccaagAGCTTGAGAAGCTGGCAAAGTTCATTGGCCATGATATAAGTGTCCGAAAGGAGTACTACCGACTGCCTGAGGCCACAGCACGTTTGACCAAACTCTGCAAGCTCATTTTGGCCATAGAGAAGGGAACTGCTGCTGAGCTGCTTAGAGAGTCTCTGGATGACATCACACTACCAG ATGAGATCTATGAGAGTGACAGTGAAGATGATTTTGAGAAAGAGTGTG aGATTTTTGAACAAGGCAGGGCCAGACTGCGGACTGCAGCACAGAATATATCTAAGAAATTGAACGCTAGATCTGCTAAGACATCAGAGACAACGTGCACTGGGTCTACTGAACCCTGTGAGGAAGGGGACACTGATTCTGcaaataaagaagctgttgAAG AGAGTCCTGTTCAGGTGGAAAAGACGTTGGGTGAGCCCAGGAGGCAGTGCATAAAAAAGCCATGGACAATAGCAGAGAGAGCTGCAGTTATGAAGCActttaaaaatcacatttacctTGGAAAACTGGCTTCAGTGCCAGAATGTCAACGCTGCCTAGTGCTGGAGCAACCTGTGCTGAGTCGTAGAACTACACGGAACATCAAAGACTTTGTAAGAAATGCAGGGAAAAGTTTAATGAAAGCAAAGGTAGCTGAGGCTTATTCAGACAAGCCTGTTGTACTGACACCTCAAATAGCAAATCCAAGCGGTTCAAATGTTTAG
- the LOC108423451 gene encoding uncharacterized protein LOC108423451 isoform X3: protein MVRVPAMGKRTEPTLEAKRYVCARRDKSLLESRFINAVKGYGVFATAVIPEGSFIVEYRGVLREAGQCTPDPYAYYFIHNNTRYWYVGADCIDASVDDGSLGRLVNDDSNPNSRMKIISVSQVPHLCLFALCDIQPGEEITYDYGGYDLPWRRGTWLCTGSITKSEDDKEGEILLCDELLSAPETVEQMVCDQQQEACREVETSGITQQRACEEEEPSQTQKTEQEEQRICENDLHQMQLSLKNDNNEEVISRNEEPSEPQPTIQVTHEEQMEYEEQAVYSQSAEQKEAFEEQQTCMEVEPCVKEQSHTESTEQTCENQLGSNDDFPPVKEELVCEGEQQTCDKDSSQTQPAVQMACEGEQQTCEKDSSQPAEQSSQNDQSSNPDVDDKEKVSSDEEFIPDSDTDSDANSDGEKPAIMPHQNHLVAQATKQNFCFVCGKAYNKIARHLKVHKQENFEIASAFKLRKSSKERKRILEVLRNRGNYQHNNMVLSRRTGLIKAIRTPKDNIDTQKFEYCMYCKGLFMRKELWRHIRRCTSNPDRDTPKGTKTKVLGLAAMAQCPHLQHLSEDVKKVLCGMHQDEVAQVVRNDEYVLRLAQDFFDKNSKAKERHVSVRDTVRCIGRFLIVLQKKSPIRNLAEAIKPLNFPKVIEAVKEIAEFNEETNCFALPGLARRIGLILRKYCIITAEKAFKVHDRRLIDLTTAFFKLFNDARPQFALGNRKCVTLVFGNPPLLPFVQDVRVLHCYLEKTSQHALKELIEKPTAQSYADLSKVTLAQILMFNRRHGEASQMTIKAFQERDKVQVPEDALTEFEKEFFKHYCRIEVKQIVEGQVAIILTPEMISALALLIEKREQCGVCDSNIFVFGQPKGSRYSYRGENALRICTKESGAVNPEQLRSTSFSRHIATLTQVLSLKNQELEKLAKFIGHDISVRKEYYRLPEATARLTKLCKLILAIEKGTAAELLRESLDDITLPDEIYESDSEDDFEKECEIFEQGRARLRTAAQNISKKLNARSAKTSETTCTGSTEPCEEGDTDSANKEAVEAESPVQVEKTLGEPRRQCIKKPWTIAERAAVMKHFKNHIYLGKLASVPECQRCLVLEQPVLSRRTTRNIKDFVRNAGKSLMKAKVAEAYSDKPVVLTPQIANPSGSNV, encoded by the exons ATGGTGCGTGTTCCTGCAA TGGGCAAACGCACAGAACCCACCCTGGAGGCTAAACGGTACGTGTGTGCACGACGAGACAAAAGCCTCCTGGAGAGCAGGTTCATAAACGCGGTTAAAG GTTATGGTGTGTTTGCCACAGCTGTGATCCCTGAGGGCAGTTTTATAGTGGAGTACAGAGGGGTCCTGCGAGAGGCTGGACAGTGCACTCCTGACCCTTATGCCTACTACTTCATCCACAACAACACTCGCTACTGGTATGTAGGAGCAGACTG TATTGACGCTTCTGTGGATGACGGATCTCTGGGACGGCTTGTTAATGACGACAGTAATCCTAATTCAAGGATGAAGATCATCTCTGTCAGTCAAGTCCCGcatctttgtttgtttgcactCTGCGACATCCAGCCAGGGGAGGAGATCACTTACGACTACGGGGGCTATGATCTTCCATGGCGCAGAGGCACA TGGCTGTGTACGGGGAGCATAACTAAATCTGAGGATGACAAAGAG GGAGAGATCCTATTGTGTGACGAGCTGCTGTCAGCTCCGGAAACTGTGGAACAG ATGGTTTGTGACCAGCAGCAGGAAGCATGTAGAGAAGTGGAGACGTCTGGAATAACACAGCAA AGAGCTTGTGAAGAGGAGGAGCCATCTCAAACCCAGAAAACTGAACAA GAAGAGCAGAGGATATGTGAGAATGATTTGCACCAGATGCAGTTAAGCCTGAAG AACGATAATAATGAAGAAGTAATATCCAGGAATGAAGAGCCATCTGAACCTCAGCCAACAATTCAG GTCACTCATGAGGAGCAGATGGAGTATGAAGAACAGGCTGTCTACAGTCAGTCTGCAGAACAG AAGGAGGCTTTTGAAGAGCAACAGACTTGTATGGAAGTTGAGCCATGTGTGAAAGAACAGTCTCATACAGAGTCCACTGAACAG ACCTGTGAGAATCAGCTGGGAAGTAATGATGACTTCCCTCCTGTGAAAGAAGAG TTGGTTTGTGAAGGGGAGCAGCAGACATGTGATAAAGATTCATCTCAGACTCAGCCTGCTGTACAG ATGGCTTGTGAAGGCGAGCAACAGACTTGTGAGAAAGACTCATCTCAACCTGCAGAACAG tcttctCAGAATGACCAGAGCTCAAACCCAGATGTGGATGACAAAGAAAAGGTGTCATCAGATGAAGAATTCATACCTGACTCCGACACAGATTCAGATGCGAACTCCGATGGAGAGAAACCAGCAATAATGCCACATCAGAATCATTTAGTCGCACAGGCCACCAAGCAGAacttctgttttgtgtgtggaAAGGCTTACAACAAAATAGCGAGGCATTTGAAAGTTCACAAACAAGAAAATTTTGAAATTGCAAGTGCTTTTAAACTACGGAAGTCCTCAAAAGAAAGGAAACGCATCCTAGAAGTACTAAGGAACAGAGGAAATTACCAACACAACAACATGGTTCTTAGCAGACGTACAGGATTGATCAAGGCTATACGAACACCAAAAGACAACATTGATacacaaaagtttgaatactgCATGTACTGCAAAGGGCTGTTTATGCGTAAAGAACTTTGGCGACACATTCGACGCTGCACATCCAATCCTGACAGAGATACGCCAAAAGGTACAAAGACCAAAGTCTTGGGTTTAGCGGCTATGGCACAATGCCCGCACCTGCAGCATCTTTCAGAGGATGTGAAGAAGGTGCTTTGTGGAATGCATCAAGATGAAGTAGCACAAGTTGTCAGAAATGACGAGTATGTACTGAGATTGGCACAAGatttttttgacaaaaacagcaaagcCAAAGAAAGACATGTGTCTGTTAGAGACACTGTTCGATGTATTGGGAGGTTTTTGATTGTATTGCAGAAAAAATCTCCCATAAGGAACTTGGCTGAAGCTATAAAACCATTAAACTTTCCGAAAGTTATTGAAGCCGTCAAAGaaattgctgaatttaatgaaGAAACAAACTGCTTTGCGTTGCCAGGCCTTGCACGCCGAATTGGACTGATATTGAGAAAATATTGCATCATAACTGCAGAGAAAGCATTTAAAGTTCATGACAGAAGATTAATAGACTTGACTACTGCATTTTTCAAGCTTTTTAATGATGCACGGCCTCAGTTTGCTTTAGGCAACAGAAAATGTGTGACTCTAGTTTTTGGCAACCCTCCTTTACTGCCTTTTGTCCAGGACGTCAGAGTGCTTCACTGCTATCTGGAAAAGACCTCACAACATGCACTAAAGGAACTAATAGAGAAGCCAACTGCTCAGAGTTATGCAGACCTTTCCAAAGTGACACTGGCACAAATCCTGATGTTCAATCGCAGACATGGAGAAGCCTCACAAATGACCATCAAAGCTTTCCAGGAACGAGACAAAGTGCAGGTCCCTGAAGATGCacttacagaatttgaaaaagagttttttaaacattactGCAGAATTGAGGTCAAGCAGATCGTGGAAGGCCAAGTAGCGATCATTTTAACGCCAGAAATGATCAGTGCATTGGCGCTCTTGATTGAGAAAAGAGAGCAATGTGGTGTCTGCGATAGTAACATCTTTGTTTTCGGCCAACCCAAAGGCAGCAGGTACAGCTACAGGGGAGAAAATGCTCTGAGAATCTGCACCAAAGAAAGCGGTGCAGTAAATCCAGAGCAGCTCAGGTCCACTTCATTCAGCAGACACATAGCTACACTCACCCAAGtcctcagtctgaagaaccaagAGCTTGAGAAGCTGGCAAAGTTCATTGGCCATGATATAAGTGTCCGAAAGGAGTACTACCGACTGCCTGAGGCCACAGCACGTTTGACCAAACTCTGCAAGCTCATTTTGGCCATAGAGAAGGGAACTGCTGCTGAGCTGCTTAGAGAGTCTCTGGATGACATCACACTACCAG ATGAGATCTATGAGAGTGACAGTGAAGATGATTTTGAGAAAGAGTGTG aGATTTTTGAACAAGGCAGGGCCAGACTGCGGACTGCAGCACAGAATATATCTAAGAAATTGAACGCTAGATCTGCTAAGACATCAGAGACAACGTGCACTGGGTCTACTGAACCCTGTGAGGAAGGGGACACTGATTCTGcaaataaagaagctgttgAAG CAGAGAGTCCTGTTCAGGTGGAAAAGACGTTGGGTGAGCCCAGGAGGCAGTGCATAAAAAAGCCATGGACAATAGCAGAGAGAGCTGCAGTTATGAAGCActttaaaaatcacatttacctTGGAAAACTGGCTTCAGTGCCAGAATGTCAACGCTGCCTAGTGCTGGAGCAACCTGTGCTGAGTCGTAGAACTACACGGAACATCAAAGACTTTGTAAGAAATGCAGGGAAAAGTTTAATGAAAGCAAAGGTAGCTGAGGCTTATTCAGACAAGCCTGTTGTACTGACACCTCAAATAGCAAATCCAAGCGGTTCAAATGTTTAG